One window from the genome of Pelodictyon luteolum DSM 273 encodes:
- the nifJ gene encoding pyruvate:ferredoxin (flavodoxin) oxidoreductase — MSRTYKTMEGNEALAYVSYRTSEVICIYPITPASPMGEYSDAWAAEGKKNIWGTVPKIDELQSEAGAAAAVHGALQTGSLTTTFTASQGLLLMIPNMYKIAGELTPCVIHVSARSLAAQGLSIFGDHSDVMSVRGTGFSLLASSSVQEAMDIGLISAAATLESRVPVMHFFDGFRTSHEIAKIEVVSDDVIKAMVPEDLVIANRSRRMTPDAPFIRGTSQNPDTYFQGRETVNSYYTAASDITQRMMDRFGELTGRNYKIYQYYGAPDAERVVVLMGSGVETVRETVEYLNKSGEKVGVINVRLFRPFDIERFVAAFPKSVKSVSILDRVKEPGSAGEPLYLDGVNALMEGVSKGLLTAMPKVTGGRYGLSSKEFTPAMVKGVFDNMAAASPKNHFTVGIVDDVTHLSLDYDHAFSIEPDEMFRALFYGLGSDGTVGANKNSIKIIGENTPNYAQGYFVYDSKKAGSITTSHLRFGPKEIHSTYLITEAQFIGCHHWIFLEMIDLVKNLKKGGTLLLNSHFSPEEIWDNLPRTVQEHLIAKEAKMYSIDAYKVAGESGMGQRINTIMQACFFAISGVLPREEAILQIKHAIRVTYGKKGDEIVNQNIKAVDNTLANLHEVAIGAVADSKKTLRAPIVGEAPDFVCNVLAKIIAGEGDEIPVSALPADGTYPTGTAKFEKRNLASHIPVWEPDLCIECGKCTMVCPHAAIRAKVYDPKYLENAPRTYKSMEAKGVNWEGMKYTIQVAPEDCTGCKVCAHICPARDKANPERKALNMAPQEPLRETEVDNWNYYVNIPEFDRTKINPKLIKEQQLQEPLFEFSGACSGCGETPYVKLMTQLFGDRLVIGNATGCSSIYGGNLPTTPYTCNAEGLGPTWSNSLFEDTAEFALGFRISIDKQQEYASELLRRMSGTVGDTLVGEILEARQVSEPEIFEQRKRVAVLKSKIAGIGSSDAKNLLSVADMLVKKSVWGVGGDGWAYDIGYGGVDHVTAGNKNVNLLVLDTEVYSNTGGQASKATPKAAIAKFAAAGRPVTKKDLGLISMSYGSAYVASVALGARDEQTLRAFLEAEAYDGPSIIIAYSHCIAHGINMEHGLDNQKAAVDSGHWLLFRYNPDRMKEGLNPLQLDSKKPKIPVAQFLNMENRFRMLKKSHPEIADVYFEAIQKEVDARYAHYEYLAARTFEAK; from the coding sequence ATGAGCCGGACATATAAAACCATGGAAGGAAATGAAGCGCTCGCTTATGTCTCCTACCGCACCAGCGAAGTAATCTGCATCTATCCAATCACACCGGCATCACCGATGGGCGAGTATTCGGATGCATGGGCAGCCGAAGGGAAAAAGAACATCTGGGGCACCGTTCCGAAAATCGACGAACTGCAGAGCGAAGCCGGTGCGGCGGCCGCAGTCCACGGCGCACTCCAGACCGGATCACTGACCACCACCTTTACCGCATCGCAGGGGCTCCTTCTGATGATCCCCAACATGTACAAAATTGCCGGCGAACTCACCCCCTGCGTCATCCATGTCTCGGCACGTTCACTGGCCGCTCAGGGCCTCTCCATCTTCGGCGATCACAGCGATGTCATGTCCGTCCGCGGCACGGGCTTCTCGCTTCTGGCTTCAAGCTCGGTCCAGGAGGCAATGGACATAGGTCTCATCTCCGCAGCAGCGACGCTTGAATCGCGCGTCCCTGTCATGCACTTCTTCGACGGTTTCCGTACCTCCCACGAAATCGCAAAAATCGAGGTCGTTTCAGACGATGTCATCAAGGCGATGGTCCCCGAGGATCTCGTCATCGCAAACCGCAGCCGCCGCATGACCCCCGACGCACCATTCATCCGCGGCACCTCGCAGAACCCCGACACCTATTTCCAGGGCAGGGAGACGGTGAACAGCTACTACACCGCAGCCTCCGACATCACCCAGCGGATGATGGACAGGTTCGGTGAGCTGACCGGCCGCAACTACAAAATCTACCAGTACTACGGAGCACCTGACGCCGAGCGCGTCGTCGTGCTCATGGGCTCCGGCGTCGAAACCGTCCGCGAGACCGTTGAATACCTAAACAAAAGCGGCGAAAAGGTCGGCGTCATCAATGTCCGCCTCTTCCGTCCGTTCGACATCGAGCGTTTTGTCGCCGCATTCCCCAAGAGCGTCAAGTCCGTTTCGATCCTCGACCGTGTCAAGGAGCCGGGCAGCGCAGGCGAACCCCTTTACCTCGATGGCGTCAACGCCCTCATGGAAGGTGTCTCCAAAGGACTCCTTACAGCCATGCCGAAAGTCACCGGAGGCCGCTACGGGCTCTCTTCGAAAGAGTTCACCCCCGCCATGGTCAAGGGCGTGTTCGACAACATGGCCGCGGCCTCGCCGAAGAACCACTTCACCGTCGGCATCGTTGACGACGTCACACACCTGAGCCTCGACTACGACCACGCGTTCTCCATCGAGCCGGACGAGATGTTCCGCGCACTTTTCTACGGCCTCGGATCCGACGGTACGGTCGGCGCCAACAAGAACAGCATCAAGATCATCGGCGAAAACACCCCGAACTACGCTCAGGGCTACTTCGTCTACGACTCCAAGAAGGCGGGATCAATCACGACCTCGCACCTTCGCTTCGGACCCAAAGAGATCCATTCGACCTACCTCATCACCGAGGCCCAGTTCATCGGCTGCCACCACTGGATCTTCCTCGAGATGATCGACCTGGTTAAAAACCTCAAGAAAGGCGGTACGCTGCTCCTCAACTCGCACTTCTCCCCCGAAGAGATATGGGACAACCTGCCGCGCACCGTGCAGGAGCACCTGATTGCAAAAGAGGCGAAGATGTACTCGATCGACGCTTACAAGGTTGCCGGCGAGAGCGGCATGGGCCAGCGCATCAACACCATCATGCAGGCCTGCTTCTTCGCCATCTCCGGTGTTCTCCCCCGTGAGGAGGCCATCCTGCAGATCAAGCACGCCATCAGGGTTACCTACGGCAAGAAAGGCGATGAGATCGTCAACCAGAACATCAAGGCAGTCGACAACACGCTGGCCAACCTGCATGAAGTCGCAATCGGCGCAGTCGCCGACAGCAAGAAAACGCTGCGTGCACCAATCGTCGGAGAAGCCCCCGACTTTGTCTGCAACGTCCTTGCCAAGATCATTGCGGGCGAAGGCGATGAAATCCCCGTAAGCGCCCTTCCGGCAGACGGCACCTACCCGACCGGAACCGCGAAGTTTGAAAAACGCAATCTGGCCTCGCATATCCCGGTCTGGGAACCCGACCTCTGCATCGAGTGCGGAAAATGCACTATGGTGTGCCCCCACGCGGCAATCCGCGCAAAGGTCTACGACCCGAAATACCTCGAGAACGCCCCCCGCACATACAAATCGATGGAAGCCAAGGGTGTGAACTGGGAAGGCATGAAGTACACAATACAGGTGGCTCCCGAGGACTGCACCGGCTGTAAGGTCTGTGCGCACATCTGCCCGGCCCGCGACAAGGCGAACCCAGAGCGCAAAGCGCTCAACATGGCGCCGCAGGAGCCGCTTCGCGAAACGGAAGTCGACAACTGGAACTACTACGTCAACATCCCGGAATTCGACCGTACGAAAATCAACCCGAAGCTGATCAAGGAACAGCAGCTGCAGGAACCTCTCTTCGAGTTCTCGGGCGCCTGCTCGGGATGCGGCGAAACCCCGTACGTGAAGCTGATGACCCAGCTATTCGGCGACCGCCTCGTCATCGGCAACGCCACCGGCTGTTCATCGATCTACGGAGGAAACCTGCCGACCACCCCGTATACCTGCAATGCAGAGGGTCTCGGACCGACATGGTCCAACTCCCTGTTTGAGGATACCGCGGAGTTTGCTCTCGGATTCAGGATCTCCATCGACAAGCAGCAGGAATATGCCTCTGAACTCCTCCGGAGAATGTCCGGCACCGTCGGCGACACCCTCGTCGGTGAAATCCTCGAAGCCCGCCAGGTAAGTGAGCCCGAAATCTTCGAGCAGCGGAAACGCGTGGCGGTACTTAAATCGAAAATTGCCGGCATCGGTTCCTCCGACGCAAAGAACCTGCTCTCGGTTGCTGACATGCTCGTCAAAAAGAGCGTCTGGGGTGTGGGTGGAGATGGCTGGGCCTATGACATCGGCTACGGCGGCGTCGACCATGTCACTGCAGGCAACAAGAACGTCAACCTTCTGGTTCTCGATACCGAGGTCTACTCCAACACCGGCGGACAGGCGTCGAAAGCCACCCCGAAAGCGGCGATTGCAAAATTCGCTGCAGCCGGCCGGCCGGTCACGAAGAAAGATCTTGGGCTTATCTCGATGAGCTACGGCAGCGCCTATGTTGCATCGGTTGCCCTCGGTGCCCGTGACGAACAGACCCTCAGGGCGTTCCTTGAAGCAGAGGCTTACGATGGCCCCTCGATCATCATTGCATACTCGCACTGTATTGCGCACGGCATCAACATGGAACACGGCCTTGACAATCAGAAAGCAGCCGTTGATTCGGGTCACTGGCTCCTCTTCCGCTACAACCCGGACCGCATGAAAGAGGGGCTGAACCCCCTGCAGCTTGACTCGAAGAAGCCGAAAATCCCTGTGGCGCAGTTCCTCAATATGGAGAACCGCTTCAGGATGCTCAAGAAAAGCCACCCGGAGATTGCCGACGTCTACTTCGAAGCAATCCAGAAAGAGGTGGACGCCCGCTATGCTCATTACGAGTACCTGGCAGCACGCACCTTCGAGGCCAAGTAA
- a CDS encoding tetratricopeptide repeat protein — protein sequence MAARSDSLDAVMEREFLRASFLDARGDHPGAIKGYHELLRRQPLNAALYFSTAKAFLSLGELDSARVYAERCAALSPSNRHALGLLADVSHAMGEPKRAVQLYGKLAHMDPGNTELLTWLAMEHLAAEQPAEALSVFQRVLSLDPGNETARSHVLLLQIRMQRYPEAIASLREMTKGGNGDERLRLTLGGLYLRTGDYADAASTFREAIDASPGFIPAWLALFEVSVRSKDMMSFRSDLLSFYDTLRPALPKKLELTRFYLSESVSDSLYRIPSRIMLDETCRRHPESAEALMLRGWARMRADDLGGALRDFRAAVPLDQKNSDLRESLVSALLVSRQFSAAQRVVLRARRDFPSERLRFQILEGYVLYESGKARQAVPLLEQALRSRRILERRELQERALSTLAFAYDTMGVPAKSMPLYEQLLVLEPGNALVLNNLAYSLTIVGSDLKRARQLAEAAVAKEPDSGVYLDTLGWILYRQGELKEARIRLERAMELEPLEPEIARHLAELYRAAGELEKSEAMQKKAEELELNRALPPTGS from the coding sequence ATGGCAGCCCGCAGTGATTCCCTTGATGCTGTGATGGAGCGGGAGTTCCTGCGGGCATCATTCCTCGATGCCAGAGGCGATCACCCCGGCGCCATCAAAGGATACCATGAGCTGCTCCGCCGCCAGCCCCTGAATGCCGCGCTTTACTTTTCAACGGCAAAGGCCTTTCTTTCCCTCGGGGAGCTCGATTCAGCGAGGGTGTACGCAGAGCGGTGTGCTGCATTGAGCCCTTCCAACCGCCATGCACTCGGTCTGCTTGCCGATGTTTCCCATGCGATGGGCGAGCCGAAGAGGGCGGTGCAACTATACGGGAAGCTGGCCCATATGGACCCCGGCAACACGGAGCTGCTGACATGGCTCGCCATGGAGCACCTTGCGGCTGAACAGCCCGCAGAGGCGCTGTCGGTGTTCCAGCGGGTGCTGAGCCTTGATCCCGGCAATGAGACGGCCCGTTCCCATGTGCTCCTGCTCCAGATCAGGATGCAACGGTACCCGGAGGCCATCGCCTCGCTTCGGGAAATGACAAAGGGCGGCAACGGGGATGAACGGCTCCGGCTCACTCTCGGCGGGTTGTACCTTCGCACCGGCGACTATGCCGATGCGGCCTCTACTTTCCGTGAGGCCATTGACGCCTCGCCCGGTTTCATTCCCGCATGGCTGGCACTCTTCGAGGTCTCTGTCCGTTCGAAAGATATGATGTCGTTCCGTTCAGACCTTCTGAGCTTCTACGATACCCTTCGTCCCGCTCTTCCGAAAAAACTCGAACTGACCCGGTTTTATCTTTCGGAGTCGGTATCGGACAGCCTCTACCGCATCCCGTCGAGAATCATGCTCGATGAGACATGCCGCCGCCATCCAGAGAGCGCTGAGGCGCTGATGCTGAGGGGATGGGCACGCATGCGTGCAGATGATCTGGGTGGCGCGCTAAGGGATTTCAGGGCGGCTGTTCCGCTGGACCAGAAAAACAGCGACCTGCGCGAGAGCCTGGTGTCCGCTCTTCTGGTATCCCGGCAGTTCTCTGCCGCCCAGAGGGTCGTGCTTCGCGCCAGACGGGATTTTCCCTCCGAACGGCTGCGGTTCCAGATTCTGGAGGGCTATGTGCTTTATGAGTCTGGCAAGGCTCGCCAGGCGGTGCCTTTGCTTGAGCAGGCGCTTCGCTCAAGGCGAATACTGGAACGCCGTGAGCTTCAGGAGCGGGCGCTCAGTACCCTGGCGTTTGCTTACGATACCATGGGGGTTCCAGCCAAAAGCATGCCGTTGTATGAGCAGTTGCTGGTTCTCGAGCCCGGCAACGCCCTTGTTCTGAACAACCTTGCATACAGCCTCACCATAGTAGGCTCCGACCTCAAGAGAGCGCGCCAGTTGGCCGAAGCGGCGGTGGCGAAAGAGCCCGACAGCGGGGTTTATCTTGACACGCTCGGCTGGATCCTCTACCGTCAGGGAGAGCTTAAGGAGGCTCGTATTCGTCTTGAACGGGCAATGGAACTGGAGCCTCTTGAGCCTGAGATAGCCCGCCATCTCGCTGAACTCTATAGGGCTGCAGGAGAACTGGAAAAGTCCGAAGCCATGCAGAAGAAGGCCGAAGAGCTGGAGCTGAATCGTGCTCTTCCGCCAACAGGATCGTGA
- the ruvB gene encoding Holliday junction branch migration DNA helicase RuvB yields MRIELLNTPVDAVELRIEDQIRPRRMEDFTGQQRLTDNLKVFISAARMRGDALDHVLLSGPPGLGKTTLAHIIAEEMGGSLKATSGPMLDKAGNLAGILTSLQKGDVLFIDEIHRMPPAVEEYLYSAMEDFRIDIMLDSGPSARAVQLKVEPFTLVGATTRSGLLTAPLRARFGISNRFDYYPPELLETILMRSSTILGIGIERDAASEIAGRSRGTPRIANRLLRRARDFAQVDGMEIISRPTAMKTLDSLEIDEEGLDEMDKKIMDAVVNRFSGGPVGVGSLAVSVGEEQDTIEEVYEPYLIQAGYLSRTPRGRVATQRALLRFSDGSSALRGTLFDGQEHV; encoded by the coding sequence TTGAGAATAGAACTGCTCAATACCCCCGTAGATGCCGTCGAACTGCGGATTGAAGACCAGATCCGTCCACGGCGGATGGAAGACTTCACGGGCCAGCAACGGCTGACCGACAACTTGAAGGTGTTCATCTCCGCGGCCAGGATGCGCGGTGACGCCCTCGATCATGTGCTGCTTTCCGGTCCTCCCGGACTCGGCAAGACGACCCTCGCCCACATCATCGCCGAAGAGATGGGCGGCTCACTGAAAGCGACTTCCGGACCAATGCTCGACAAAGCGGGGAATCTGGCAGGGATTCTGACTAGCCTGCAGAAGGGTGATGTGCTCTTCATCGATGAGATCCACCGTATGCCGCCGGCTGTCGAGGAATACCTGTACTCGGCCATGGAGGATTTCCGCATCGACATCATGCTCGACAGCGGCCCTTCGGCACGGGCCGTCCAGCTCAAGGTCGAGCCCTTCACCCTCGTCGGCGCGACGACACGTTCCGGACTCCTGACCGCTCCGCTCAGGGCCCGCTTCGGCATCAGCAACCGGTTCGACTATTATCCGCCCGAGCTGCTCGAAACGATCCTCATGCGATCATCCACCATACTCGGCATCGGCATCGAGAGGGATGCGGCTTCAGAAATCGCCGGGCGGTCACGCGGAACCCCCCGCATCGCCAACCGCCTGCTCCGCCGTGCCAGGGATTTCGCCCAGGTTGACGGTATGGAGATCATCAGCCGCCCGACGGCCATGAAGACCCTCGACTCTCTTGAAATCGACGAAGAGGGGCTTGATGAGATGGACAAGAAGATCATGGATGCTGTCGTCAACCGTTTCAGCGGCGGGCCGGTCGGCGTCGGTTCGCTCGCAGTCTCGGTCGGAGAGGAGCAGGATACCATCGAGGAGGTCTATGAACCATACCTCATCCAGGCGGGCTATCTCTCCCGCACCCCCCGGGGAAGGGTGGCTACACAGCGGGCGCTGCTAAGGTTCTCGGATGGAAGCTCCGCACTTCGGGGAACTCTGTTCGATGGGCAGGAGCATGTCTGA
- a CDS encoding ABC transporter permease, producing MLTYIFKRLLIAIPLIFGVLTLTFFIIRLAPGDPAAFFIQPGISPNVAMQIREQYGLNDPLPIQYVKWLGHVLQGDFGRSFSRAQQPVLEVIASALPITVTIALLTLIANFTFGILIGVISAVRQNSFIDRFLTVTALFFYSMPEFWFALMMIIIFALKFPLFPASGLNEVGAEGFGPIGFAMDRLWHLFLPVTVLSINGAAGIARYVRGSMLEVIRQDYIRTARAKGLPERLVIFRHALRNALLPVITLMGSSLPFIFSGALFIEVIFAFPGMGRVTVEAIFARDYPLIIANTFISGILIVFGNLVADVLYAVVDPRIKL from the coding sequence ATGCTGACCTATATTTTCAAACGGCTCCTGATTGCCATCCCGCTCATCTTCGGGGTCCTGACCCTTACATTCTTCATCATCCGTCTCGCGCCGGGCGACCCTGCGGCATTTTTCATCCAGCCGGGCATCAGCCCCAACGTCGCCATGCAGATCCGGGAGCAGTACGGTCTGAACGACCCCCTGCCGATCCAGTATGTGAAGTGGCTCGGTCATGTCCTGCAGGGTGATTTCGGAAGAAGCTTCAGCCGTGCCCAGCAGCCGGTGCTGGAGGTCATCGCCAGTGCGCTTCCGATCACCGTGACCATTGCGCTCCTTACCCTCATAGCCAACTTCACCTTCGGCATCCTCATCGGTGTGATATCGGCCGTCCGGCAGAACAGTTTCATCGACCGGTTCCTGACCGTGACGGCGCTCTTCTTCTATTCCATGCCGGAGTTCTGGTTCGCCCTCATGATGATCATCATCTTTGCCCTCAAGTTCCCGCTTTTTCCCGCCTCCGGCCTGAATGAGGTGGGAGCTGAAGGGTTCGGCCCGATCGGATTTGCCATGGACCGTCTATGGCACCTGTTTCTGCCTGTAACGGTGCTCAGCATCAATGGCGCAGCTGGCATTGCCCGTTATGTCCGCGGGAGCATGTTGGAGGTGATCCGCCAGGACTATATCCGCACCGCACGGGCGAAGGGTCTTCCTGAAAGGCTGGTCATATTCCGCCATGCGCTCCGCAATGCCCTGCTTCCCGTCATCACCCTCATGGGCAGTTCCTTGCCGTTCATCTTCAGCGGGGCTCTATTCATTGAAGTGATTTTCGCCTTTCCCGGGATGGGCCGGGTAACGGTTGAAGCCATTTTTGCGCGGGACTATCCGCTTATCATCGCCAATACTTTCATTTCCGGGATCCTCATCGTCTTCGGCAACCTCGTTGCCGATGTGCTCTACGCTGTCGTTGATCCCAGGATCAAGCTGTGA
- a CDS encoding peptide-binding protein, which produces MTELQVTSLSERAIAHSGLRRLLLLPLSMLLFISSACSQGGGEHPARKAMDSTLVITSLGDADYLNPVIGASVTSSNIFGLIYPSLLQSEFDTTTGLLNYMALDKQLRPPTSGHTTKTPKAALARTWRMAPDHRSITYTLRNDAYWDDGKPIVAGDVLFAYRLYGNPVIASPRQQYLAELEGAENGQVDFSRAVAAPDDTTLVFRFHKPVPEYLALFHTSLTPMPEHFWRNVKPDEFRNSPLNRKPLGAGPYRLKSWKPQQELVLESNHRSNLPKPGNIPQLSFRVVPDYTVRLAQLQTGAVDVVENIKPEDFRGLAGSKNPVDIKSVGLRVYDYVGWSNIDQDEYLKSGRAVPHPLFGSAAVRRALTFAMDRQSIIDGYLGRYGVPAVTDISPSLKWAFNEKIQPYPFDQQRALSILKAEGWVPGPDGILQKAGRRFSFALYTNAGNARRNYASVIIQQNLRSIGIECKLEVQESNVFFDNLQNRRLDAWMAGWSIGLEIDPMDVWGSDLEKSRFNFMGYRNPRVDRLSALAKEKMDPLDARPYWLEYQEILHRDQPVTFLYWIRETQGFSRRIEGEELNISGVFYNIDDWTLSPSRTLAP; this is translated from the coding sequence ATGACAGAACTGCAGGTGACATCCTTGTCTGAACGGGCGATTGCCCACAGCGGCCTGAGGAGGCTTCTGCTTCTTCCGCTTTCGATGCTGCTGTTCATTTCCTCCGCCTGCAGCCAGGGCGGCGGGGAGCATCCTGCCCGGAAGGCGATGGATTCGACCCTGGTCATAACCTCGCTCGGCGATGCCGACTACCTCAACCCGGTCATCGGCGCTTCAGTCACTTCATCGAACATCTTCGGCCTGATCTATCCGTCTCTGCTCCAGAGCGAATTCGACACCACGACGGGCCTGCTCAACTACATGGCGCTGGATAAACAGCTCCGCCCCCCGACCTCCGGTCATACGACCAAAACCCCGAAAGCCGCCCTTGCCAGAACATGGCGGATGGCTCCGGACCACCGCTCCATCACCTACACGCTCCGCAATGACGCATACTGGGATGACGGCAAGCCGATCGTAGCCGGCGATGTCCTTTTTGCCTACCGCCTCTACGGCAACCCCGTGATCGCCAGCCCCCGCCAGCAGTACCTTGCCGAACTCGAAGGAGCCGAGAACGGCCAGGTGGACTTTTCGCGGGCGGTTGCCGCTCCCGACGATACTACTCTGGTGTTCAGGTTTCACAAACCCGTGCCGGAATATCTTGCCCTGTTCCATACCTCCCTTACGCCGATGCCGGAGCATTTCTGGCGCAACGTCAAGCCCGATGAGTTCCGCAACTCCCCGCTCAACCGCAAGCCGCTCGGTGCCGGCCCCTACCGGTTGAAGTCCTGGAAGCCGCAGCAGGAACTGGTGCTTGAAAGCAACCACCGCTCCAACCTTCCGAAACCAGGCAACATCCCCCAGCTTTCGTTCCGGGTAGTGCCCGACTATACCGTCCGCCTCGCCCAGCTCCAGACCGGTGCAGTGGACGTGGTGGAGAACATCAAGCCGGAAGACTTCCGGGGTCTGGCCGGTTCGAAGAATCCCGTCGATATCAAGAGTGTCGGGCTGAGGGTCTATGATTATGTCGGCTGGTCGAACATCGACCAGGACGAGTACCTCAAAAGCGGCCGCGCTGTGCCGCATCCGCTATTCGGTTCCGCAGCCGTGCGCCGTGCGCTGACCTTCGCCATGGACCGTCAGTCGATCATCGACGGCTACCTCGGCCGGTACGGGGTTCCCGCAGTAACCGATATATCCCCGTCACTGAAATGGGCCTTCAACGAAAAGATACAGCCCTATCCGTTCGACCAGCAGAGAGCCCTCTCGATACTGAAGGCAGAGGGATGGGTGCCGGGCCCCGATGGTATTCTCCAGAAGGCGGGACGCCGGTTCAGCTTCGCCCTCTATACCAATGCGGGCAATGCGCGCAGAAACTACGCAAGCGTCATCATCCAGCAGAACCTGCGCTCAATAGGCATCGAGTGCAAGCTCGAGGTTCAGGAATCGAATGTCTTTTTCGACAACCTGCAGAACCGCAGGCTCGATGCCTGGATGGCGGGCTGGTCGATCGGCCTGGAAATCGACCCGATGGATGTCTGGGGTTCGGACCTCGAGAAAAGCCGGTTCAACTTCATGGGGTACCGCAACCCGAGGGTCGACAGGCTTTCGGCCCTTGCCAAGGAGAAAATGGATCCACTGGACGCTCGTCCCTACTGGCTGGAGTATCAGGAAATCCTGCACCGTGATCAGCCGGTCACCTTTCTCTACTGGATCCGGGAGACCCAGGGGTTCAGCCGCAGGATAGAGGGTGAGGAACTGAACATTTCCGGTGTATTTTACAACATCGATGACTGGACGCTCAGTCCTTCCCGAACCCTTGCGCCATAG
- the hprK gene encoding HPr(Ser) kinase/phosphatase — MTLDQKGLKKRSVTVAYFFNNIGKKHDIRLRRMNTVDEQERRIFERDLHRPGLALAGFTNLFTYKRLQILGNTETRFLNHLGEEERKAAFANLTRFKVPCIILTSNNKLQPELLDMATAAGIPVYVTRQSSTKAIYLVTDFLDDQFSLYQQYHGSMVDVYGVGVLLTGKSGLGKSEIALDLVERGHGLVADDVVVIRRKGETMQLSASRNNIIDHFMEIRGLGVVDVKANFGIRAIRDVKEVLVVVELLEWNKEMEYERLGLDTKTIRILGVDVPLVQLPIFPGKNITVIIEVVALNFLLKRYSNYVAAEALTDRIKKVIHNDDRTAGDILV, encoded by the coding sequence ATGACCCTCGACCAAAAAGGCTTGAAGAAGCGATCAGTGACGGTCGCCTATTTTTTTAACAACATCGGCAAGAAGCATGACATCCGGCTCAGGCGGATGAACACCGTCGATGAGCAGGAACGGCGGATTTTCGAGCGGGACCTGCACCGACCGGGGCTGGCGCTGGCAGGGTTCACCAATCTGTTCACCTACAAGAGGCTCCAGATTCTCGGTAACACCGAGACGCGTTTCCTCAACCATCTCGGCGAGGAAGAACGGAAGGCGGCATTCGCCAACCTGACGCGTTTCAAGGTGCCCTGCATCATCCTGACAAGCAACAACAAGCTCCAGCCTGAGCTGCTTGATATGGCCACTGCAGCAGGGATTCCCGTCTATGTGACCCGTCAGTCGTCCACCAAGGCCATCTACCTTGTCACGGATTTTCTCGACGATCAGTTCTCCCTTTACCAGCAGTACCACGGTTCCATGGTCGATGTCTACGGTGTCGGCGTGCTCTTGACCGGCAAGAGCGGCCTTGGCAAGTCGGAGATTGCCCTTGACCTTGTGGAGCGGGGCCACGGCCTCGTCGCTGACGATGTGGTTGTGATCCGCAGGAAAGGGGAAACCATGCAGCTCAGCGCATCACGCAACAACATCATCGACCATTTCATGGAGATCCGTGGTCTCGGCGTGGTTGATGTAAAGGCAAATTTCGGCATCCGCGCCATCCGTGACGTCAAGGAGGTGCTGGTGGTCGTCGAACTGCTTGAGTGGAACAAGGAAATGGAGTATGAGCGGCTCGGTCTGGACACAAAGACGATAAGGATACTCGGTGTCGATGTACCGCTGGTCCAGCTTCCCATTTTCCCCGGCAAGAACATCACGGTGATCATCGAGGTCGTCGCACTGAACTTCCTTCTCAAACGCTATTCGAACTATGTGGCAGCCGAGGCGCTGACCGACAGGATAAAAAAGGTGATCCACAATGATGACAGAACTGCAGGTGACATCCTTGTCTGA
- a CDS encoding HPF/RaiA family ribosome-associated protein has translation MTKETGSDMPTIKVTLRHSNNHNAIEEYARSAVQSLTKLYPAILTCHVILDHQKNDFEKNKNAEITLHVPQHDFIAKESGTAYELCIDACVDALGRQLQKYKEKMH, from the coding sequence ATGACGAAAGAAACCGGCAGCGACATGCCCACCATCAAGGTCACCCTGCGCCATTCCAATAACCACAATGCCATAGAGGAGTATGCCCGCAGTGCCGTACAATCGCTCACGAAGCTGTATCCGGCAATCCTCACGTGCCACGTCATCCTCGACCACCAGAAGAATGATTTCGAGAAGAACAAGAATGCCGAAATAACCCTGCACGTGCCGCAGCATGACTTTATTGCCAAAGAGTCCGGAACGGCCTATGAGCTCTGCATAGATGCCTGCGTGGATGCGCTCGGTCGGCAACTCCAGAAGTACAAAGAGAAAATGCACTGA